A single genomic interval of Candidatus Eisenbacteria bacterium harbors:
- the hprK gene encoding HPr(Ser) kinase/phosphatase: protein MHGITISRFYDDKREDLHLELLTKSLESKTEITASDVNRPGLAFAGFVGNFLHERVQVLGQTESLYLGTLPADKRREAIGRLFNFALPCIIVAKGLDVPPEFIELGNAHSVPILRTSLTTTPFIRELTAYLDDVFAPRTVVHGSLVDVYGIGLLFTGRSSIGKSECALDLVERGHRLVADDVVNVMKRHGNFLIGISSEILRHRIEIRGLGIIDVRSIFGIRSVRLQKRIEVEVRLQDWSDADDYERIGLEDRMTNVLDVEIPIVTVPVVPGKNITVIAEVIALNHIVKIYGYHPAKDFDEKLMQAMHRKSLQDRLVSGDWE, encoded by the coding sequence ATGCACGGAATCACAATTAGCAGATTCTATGATGATAAACGTGAGGATCTTCATCTGGAACTCCTCACCAAATCCCTCGAGTCCAAGACAGAGATCACGGCGAGTGACGTGAATAGACCGGGCCTCGCTTTTGCAGGGTTCGTCGGGAATTTCCTCCACGAAAGGGTTCAAGTCCTCGGGCAGACGGAATCACTCTATCTGGGCACGCTTCCGGCCGACAAGAGGAGGGAGGCAATCGGGAGGCTGTTCAATTTCGCTCTCCCTTGCATCATCGTGGCGAAGGGGCTGGACGTGCCGCCCGAATTCATCGAACTCGGAAATGCTCATTCCGTGCCCATTCTCAGGACCTCCCTCACTACCACTCCTTTCATACGTGAGCTGACGGCCTATCTTGACGACGTGTTTGCTCCGCGCACGGTGGTGCACGGCTCTCTTGTGGACGTCTATGGCATAGGGCTTTTGTTCACCGGACGGAGCTCCATCGGTAAGAGCGAGTGCGCGCTTGACCTTGTGGAGAGAGGTCACAGGCTCGTGGCCGACGACGTCGTGAACGTCATGAAGCGGCACGGCAATTTCCTCATAGGTATTTCCTCGGAAATCTTGCGGCATCGCATCGAGATCCGAGGACTCGGAATAATCGACGTGAGAAGCATATTCGGGATCCGATCCGTCAGACTCCAGAAGAGAATCGAAGTGGAAGTCAGGCTCCAGGATTGGAGTGACGCAGATGACTACGAGAGAATAGGGCTCGAAGATAGGATGACAAACGTACTCGACGTCGAGATTCCGATTGTCACGGTACCGGTCGTGCCCGGCAAGAACATCACTGTCATCGCAGAGGTGATAGCCCTCAATCACATTGTGAAGATCTACGGATATCATCCTGCCAAAGACTTTGATGAGAAGCTCATGCAGGCCATGCATCGCAAGAGCTTGCAAGACAGGCTCGTCAGCGGTGATTGGGAATGA
- the rapZ gene encoding RNase adapter RapZ has protein sequence MTEASSIKTQDEGACETKAPRFVVITGVSGAGKSYAIKCLEDIGFFCVDNMPATLIPVLADLCLQYGDKISNIALVVDIRERDFLDNIAGSLSELRGKGVEYDLLFLDATDEALLRRFRETRRKHPLGEGVGVLEGLHEERRRVAFLRDSARRVIDTSAMTPGELRDVLFAAFATSDTKPELLTTIVSFGYKFGLPLDSDVVLDARFLPNPHYVHELRAYTGNDKKVVAFLEACDVTLEFLERLESFLGFLLPRFEKEGKSYLTIAVGCTGGRHRSVYVANKIADVLERQGVDVRVQHRDVNR, from the coding sequence ATGACGGAGGCAAGTTCTATCAAGACCCAGGACGAAGGCGCATGCGAGACGAAGGCGCCGCGATTTGTGGTGATCACGGGCGTGTCGGGGGCCGGAAAGAGCTACGCGATCAAATGCCTCGAGGACATCGGATTCTTCTGCGTGGACAACATGCCCGCCACGCTGATTCCCGTTCTTGCCGATCTCTGCCTTCAGTACGGTGACAAGATTTCTAACATCGCCCTGGTCGTTGACATACGAGAGAGGGATTTTCTTGACAACATTGCCGGCAGCCTTTCCGAACTGCGCGGCAAAGGAGTCGAGTACGATCTCCTTTTTCTTGACGCGACGGACGAGGCACTTCTGAGGAGGTTCAGGGAGACTCGGAGGAAGCATCCGCTCGGCGAAGGAGTGGGTGTGCTCGAGGGCCTCCACGAGGAGAGAAGAAGGGTGGCCTTCCTGAGGGACTCTGCAAGAAGGGTGATCGATACTTCTGCAATGACCCCGGGAGAGTTGAGGGACGTCCTGTTCGCCGCCTTCGCCACGTCGGACACGAAGCCGGAGCTACTCACGACGATAGTCTCCTTCGGGTACAAGTTCGGCTTGCCTCTTGATTCGGACGTGGTTCTTGACGCTCGCTTCCTGCCCAATCCCCACTACGTACATGAGCTGCGGGCTTACACGGGCAATGACAAGAAGGTCGTCGCTTTTCTCGAAGCGTGTGACGTGACCCTCGAGTTCCTGGAGCGCCTCGAGAGCTTTCTCGGATTTCTCCTGCCGCGGTTCGAGAAAGAGGGCAAATCCTATCTCACGATCGCCGTTGGGTGCACCGGAGGAAGGCATCGCTCCGTCTACGTCGCGAACAAGATCGCGGATGTGCTCGAGAGACAGGGAGTCGACGTGCGGGTGCAGCACAGGGACGTGAACAGATGA
- a CDS encoding PTS sugar transporter subunit IIB: protein MRIDDRLLHAQVAVGWVGALSPDVVIVADDDAASTPGQAKLLGMGLPDNVELVVAKVGEAAGILKERALDTKKCILLVRDPLGALQILEAGLSVEWINVGGMHFGEGKTKLLPYVFVDGRDSEILQELAAGDVRLVAQDVPGNPSYDVVKLLRKGKLEED, encoded by the coding sequence ATGAGGATAGACGACAGGCTGCTTCACGCCCAGGTGGCGGTGGGCTGGGTCGGCGCGCTCTCGCCGGACGTCGTCATCGTGGCCGACGATGACGCGGCTTCGACGCCGGGCCAGGCAAAGCTTCTGGGCATGGGCCTGCCTGACAATGTTGAGCTTGTGGTAGCGAAGGTGGGCGAAGCGGCAGGCATATTGAAGGAAAGAGCCCTCGACACGAAGAAATGCATCTTGCTTGTGCGGGATCCTCTTGGCGCACTTCAAATTCTTGAGGCCGGGCTCTCCGTGGAATGGATCAACGTCGGCGGAATGCACTTCGGTGAAGGAAAAACGAAACTCCTTCCGTACGTCTTTGTGGACGGGCGGGATTCTGAAATTCTGCAGGAGCTTGCCGCCGGAGACGTGAGGCTCGTGGCCCAGGATGTGCCTGGGAATCCGTCCTACGACGTTGTCAAACTACTCAGGAAGGGCAAACTTGAAGAAGACTAG
- a CDS encoding DUF1926 domain-containing protein, which translates to MKKTSFVFCVHNHQPVGNLDFVLEDAFERAYLAFLNVLARHPSIKTAFHVSGALLEWIERHHPQYFDLVRSLVTRGQLEIMTGGFYEPVLPSVPDEDKIGQTRKLTSFVKEKFGFQARGLWLAERVWEPSLASAIGRAGVEYTVVDDSHFKSAGLPENELLGYYLTEDQGTVIKVFSGSKRLRYLIPYADPHETLDYLREKASETEDTLLVFADDGEKFGIWPGTHKLCYEDKWLERFFTALEANKEWVSVVTFSEYISQHKPLGWVFLPAASYAEMMEWSLPVEAQLRYHEFLGKLSASGEFERYESFVKGGFWRNFLSRYPESNWMHKRMLYARRKVLRDVPSELRKASSESRRPLGSAGAREVALNEIWKAQCNCAYWHGVFGGLYLPHLREAIYRHIIRADKLASEVPGNVAPAPTVERVDVDGDGAEEIAISNGKLVCFIAPARGGTVVEIDDVAHEINLVNTLARRREAYHSQIKTGAGDKSGEKVASIHDAVVAKEEKLDEFLFYDRFPRVCLLDHFLSPRTSLSELFESKFEDLGNFAGAPYTEKSPFRDGRVVLSASGMVRSATETARLTIDKTLSVPAGVASLQVSYDLSFGSQRGAELLFVPELNLLIPSGRGAQGKVDTDALGARVVELSSPGEFLGVRGLTLTDERVGLSVTISMGTACKLWQFPVETVSLSEGGLEKIYQGTCVMLAWPLPAGIRQASFDIRMEFKTSDAKHALTSSTRAAGR; encoded by the coding sequence TTGAAGAAGACTAGCTTCGTATTCTGTGTACACAATCACCAACCTGTCGGGAATCTGGACTTCGTGCTGGAGGATGCTTTCGAGAGGGCCTACCTGGCCTTTCTGAACGTCTTGGCCCGACATCCGTCCATCAAGACCGCGTTTCACGTGAGCGGGGCGCTCCTCGAGTGGATTGAGAGGCATCATCCCCAGTACTTTGACCTGGTGCGTTCACTTGTGACGCGAGGCCAGCTCGAAATCATGACCGGCGGCTTCTACGAGCCGGTGCTTCCCTCGGTACCCGACGAGGACAAGATAGGACAGACAAGAAAACTGACTTCGTTCGTGAAAGAGAAATTCGGTTTTCAGGCCAGGGGCTTGTGGCTTGCGGAGAGAGTCTGGGAGCCGTCGCTGGCAAGCGCAATCGGGAGGGCCGGCGTTGAATATACGGTCGTGGATGATTCCCATTTCAAGAGCGCAGGTCTACCGGAAAACGAGCTCCTCGGATACTACCTGACAGAGGATCAAGGTACGGTCATCAAGGTGTTCTCGGGTAGCAAACGTCTCAGATACCTGATTCCGTATGCCGATCCCCACGAAACGCTGGACTACCTGCGCGAGAAAGCCTCCGAAACCGAAGACACTCTTCTCGTTTTTGCGGACGACGGAGAGAAATTCGGGATATGGCCCGGGACTCACAAACTCTGCTATGAAGACAAGTGGCTAGAGAGATTCTTTACAGCATTGGAAGCAAACAAGGAATGGGTGAGCGTTGTCACATTCTCGGAATATATCTCGCAGCACAAACCCCTCGGTTGGGTTTTTCTTCCCGCGGCGTCGTACGCGGAAATGATGGAGTGGAGTCTTCCCGTCGAGGCTCAGCTCAGGTATCACGAATTCCTAGGAAAGCTGAGTGCGAGCGGTGAATTCGAGAGATACGAGAGCTTCGTGAAGGGAGGATTCTGGCGCAATTTTCTTAGTAGGTATCCTGAGAGCAATTGGATGCACAAGCGCATGCTGTACGCAAGGCGTAAGGTGTTGAGAGACGTCCCTTCGGAGCTTCGGAAGGCGTCTTCGGAATCGAGGAGGCCACTCGGGTCGGCCGGGGCTCGCGAGGTCGCCCTCAACGAAATATGGAAGGCGCAGTGCAATTGCGCGTACTGGCACGGGGTCTTCGGCGGTCTCTATTTGCCTCATCTGAGAGAGGCCATCTACAGGCACATCATCCGAGCGGACAAACTGGCGAGTGAGGTGCCGGGGAATGTCGCGCCCGCGCCGACTGTTGAGCGAGTCGATGTTGACGGAGACGGTGCGGAGGAGATCGCGATCTCGAACGGCAAGCTTGTGTGTTTCATCGCTCCGGCCAGGGGAGGGACCGTCGTAGAGATTGATGACGTGGCTCACGAGATAAACCTCGTCAACACTCTGGCCCGTCGCAGGGAGGCGTATCACAGTCAGATCAAGACCGGCGCCGGCGATAAATCCGGTGAGAAGGTCGCCAGTATTCATGACGCGGTCGTGGCGAAGGAGGAAAAACTGGACGAGTTCCTCTTCTACGACAGGTTCCCCAGGGTTTGCCTGCTCGACCATTTTCTGTCGCCCCGGACTTCGCTCAGCGAACTCTTTGAAAGCAAATTCGAGGACCTGGGGAATTTCGCGGGTGCTCCCTACACCGAGAAATCACCCTTCAGGGATGGGCGAGTCGTGTTGAGCGCCTCGGGGATGGTCCGTTCGGCGACCGAAACGGCACGCTTGACCATCGACAAGACTCTGTCTGTTCCAGCCGGTGTGGCTTCACTCCAGGTGTCCTACGATCTCAGTTTCGGAAGCCAGAGGGGCGCGGAGTTGCTGTTTGTTCCCGAACTGAATCTATTGATTCCCTCCGGCCGCGGAGCCCAGGGCAAGGTTGACACAGACGCGTTGGGCGCGCGGGTTGTAGAACTCTCGAGTCCCGGCGAATTTCTTGGCGTCAGAGGGTTGACATTGACTGACGAACGCGTGGGACTCTCGGTGACGATCTCGATGGGAACGGCTTGCAAACTCTGGCAATTCCCCGTCGAAACAGTTTCCCTGTCCGAGGGCGGCCTCGAGAAAATCTATCAGGGCACGTGTGTCATGCTGGCCTGGCCGCTGCCCGCGGGGATCAGGCAAGCGAGCTTCGATATTCGTATGGAGTTCAAAACCTCGGACGCTAAGCACGCTCTGACAAGCAGTACGCGCGCGGCCGGGAGATAA
- a CDS encoding PTS sugar transporter subunit IIC: MLREILLLCLAGGVCALDTATAWQLMLSQPLVSGTAAGLLVGAPHAGIFIGLVLQLLWSAAIPMGARPMPDAPVGSVSGVWFAVTLLETNCLASSSFCYLLGLIAALAVALLGRRTILLEREIGRRLFKRFVKNVNDGRDARPEKAVSLAVAIGFARGFLLCLLAMGALTPLALLLAENPGLSARDYSLTLLVLEALGVGVLFSVFVGRSRARLLTFGGGAAWAFLIMSVFRR; encoded by the coding sequence ATGTTGAGGGAGATTCTTCTTCTCTGTCTGGCCGGCGGAGTGTGCGCGCTCGACACGGCCACCGCCTGGCAGCTCATGCTGAGCCAGCCCCTCGTGAGTGGGACGGCTGCGGGCTTGTTGGTCGGCGCCCCCCACGCGGGGATCTTCATAGGACTCGTGCTTCAACTCCTCTGGTCCGCCGCCATTCCCATGGGAGCCCGCCCCATGCCCGACGCGCCTGTCGGATCCGTGAGCGGGGTCTGGTTCGCCGTGACTCTTCTTGAAACCAATTGCCTCGCTTCGTCTTCCTTTTGCTATCTTCTCGGCCTGATTGCCGCCTTGGCCGTGGCGCTGTTGGGGAGACGGACAATACTGCTCGAGCGCGAGATCGGTCGAAGGCTCTTCAAGAGATTCGTGAAAAATGTGAACGACGGTCGGGACGCCCGCCCGGAGAAGGCGGTCTCGCTTGCCGTGGCGATCGGCTTTGCGCGGGGCTTTCTCCTATGTCTTCTGGCCATGGGTGCTCTGACTCCACTGGCGCTCTTGCTTGCGGAGAATCCCGGCCTGTCAGCGCGTGACTACAGTCTCACGCTTCTAGTTCTTGAGGCCCTGGGGGTGGGCGTCCTCTTCTCCGTTTTTGTCGGCAGGTCAAGAGCTCGCCTCCTCACCTTCGGGGGTGGTGCGGCCTGGGCTTTTCTCATCATGAGCGTTTTTCGCCGATGA
- a CDS encoding PTS system mannose/fructose/sorbose family transporter subunit IID, with product MGERNLGKLDLVRLVLRSFYLQAAWNYEGLQTLGFAYVMFPVARKLGCGTTATREFAVRHLRLFNTNPVLASYIIGATAKLEEERERGKVSAADVEALKSSLAVPLAAVGDRFFWASMRPLSGMLGVLIAGGFGVLGAVALLVLYNVFHIYYRVKGVLRGYTLGAGVVGEIPKLRLMTLSRTVGWVGAATAGILLVGVVHAWSGGWKREALLLLPVVAIASGLLRESFQKRITEVAIAVGAAGLVLTASGIFG from the coding sequence GTGGGCGAGAGGAACCTGGGCAAGTTGGATCTTGTTCGGTTGGTGCTCCGTTCCTTCTATCTGCAGGCGGCGTGGAACTACGAAGGCCTGCAGACGTTGGGGTTTGCGTATGTGATGTTTCCCGTGGCCCGCAAGCTCGGTTGTGGAACGACCGCGACACGGGAATTCGCAGTGCGACATCTCAGGCTTTTCAATACGAATCCTGTTCTTGCTTCGTACATCATCGGGGCTACTGCAAAGCTGGAAGAAGAGCGTGAAAGGGGGAAGGTGAGCGCCGCCGACGTGGAAGCGCTAAAGAGCTCGCTCGCCGTTCCTCTTGCCGCCGTCGGTGATCGTTTCTTCTGGGCAAGCATGAGACCACTTTCCGGAATGCTGGGTGTGCTGATTGCGGGTGGGTTCGGGGTCCTGGGCGCGGTTGCGTTGCTCGTGCTGTACAACGTCTTCCACATCTACTACAGGGTGAAGGGTGTGCTCAGAGGATACACGTTGGGCGCCGGTGTCGTCGGAGAGATTCCGAAGCTTAGGCTCATGACACTGAGCCGGACCGTCGGATGGGTTGGGGCCGCGACAGCGGGCATTCTGCTCGTGGGGGTCGTTCATGCCTGGAGCGGTGGGTGGAAACGGGAGGCCCTGTTGCTGCTTCCTGTCGTGGCGATAGCGAGCGGGCTTCTGCGAGAGTCGTTTCAGAAGAGAATCACCGAGGTCGCCATCGCCGTTGGAGCCGCGGGGCTTGTTTTGACAGCCAGCGGGATTTTCGGTTAG
- a CDS encoding HPr family phosphocarrier protein, whose product MLVTTLTITNDPGVHLRAAAIFVKEASRFRSDIWVMKDDIEVNGKSILGLVSLVAERGSSIRIRVQGEDETEALAILTDLVQNKFYEDQ is encoded by the coding sequence ATGCTTGTGACAACGCTTACAATCACTAACGACCCGGGTGTTCACCTGCGGGCTGCGGCGATATTCGTGAAGGAAGCCAGCCGGTTTAGGTCGGACATTTGGGTGATGAAAGACGACATCGAAGTCAACGGCAAGAGTATTCTCGGGCTTGTCTCTCTTGTTGCCGAGCGAGGTTCGTCCATCCGTATAAGGGTCCAAGGAGAGGATGAAACCGAGGCGCTCGCGATCCTCACTGATCTCGTTCAGAACAAGTTCTACGAGGACCAATAG
- the ptsP gene encoding phosphoenolpyruvate--protein phosphotransferase, with amino-acid sequence MAVSNSRIIRGIPASPGIAIGKAHILELEELHVRERQVEPQDVEEEVRRFKAALFTARKEMEALIETIEEELGPEQAKIFDAHLMILDDVVAVDKTMKAIREGRRNAEFAYRGTLSEIAEGLDLAKEEHFRDSAADVRDVKRRVIRHLLDEPRRGLGTIKGQVVLLAHDLTPSEAVLLSKDTVLGFATDSGGRTSHAAIMARSRGIPAVVGLKYVTAHVKAGDTVVVDGNRGLVDVNPTDQALQEYRKRQQRLLDLEGMLLDIRELPAVTTDGHRIELSANIEMPEEVESALAKGAGGVGLYRTEFFYMKSAKLPGEEEQYEAYKKVAERCHPYPVIIRTVDVGGDKFASYLGAAKENNPFLGWRGIRFSLERQEIFKIQLRAIFRAAAAGNVKLMFPMISSLDELRQANTICAQVQEDLRQRGVPFGDNCEIGIMAETPASVMIADSLAGEADFFSIGTNDLIQYTLAVDRGNEKIAYLYDPLHPAILKSIKTLVDAGHRHNIWVGVCGEMCGDPVGAVILLGLGLDEFSTSPYLLPEIKTIVRSVSYAETKELADKALCLSTAADVRSFVEEVIVAKFPQILSP; translated from the coding sequence ATGGCAGTATCCAACTCCAGAATCATCAGAGGCATCCCGGCGTCTCCTGGAATTGCCATCGGCAAAGCTCACATTCTTGAACTCGAAGAGCTCCACGTGAGGGAGAGACAGGTCGAGCCCCAGGACGTTGAGGAAGAAGTCCGGCGATTCAAGGCCGCTCTTTTCACGGCGCGCAAGGAGATGGAAGCGCTGATAGAAACAATAGAGGAAGAACTCGGACCGGAGCAGGCGAAGATATTCGACGCACACTTGATGATACTCGATGACGTCGTGGCTGTAGACAAGACGATGAAGGCGATTCGCGAAGGAAGAAGGAACGCCGAGTTTGCGTACAGAGGAACCCTTTCCGAGATCGCGGAAGGGCTTGACCTCGCCAAGGAAGAGCATTTCAGGGACAGCGCAGCCGACGTACGTGATGTCAAGAGAAGGGTCATAAGACACCTGCTCGACGAACCTCGACGAGGCCTCGGAACGATAAAGGGACAGGTAGTGCTGCTGGCGCACGACCTCACGCCGAGCGAAGCGGTGTTGCTGAGCAAGGACACCGTGCTCGGCTTTGCCACGGACTCTGGTGGCAGGACGTCGCACGCAGCCATAATGGCTCGGTCGAGAGGCATCCCCGCCGTTGTCGGGCTCAAATACGTGACGGCCCACGTCAAGGCCGGAGACACGGTGGTAGTGGACGGGAATAGGGGCTTGGTCGATGTGAATCCCACCGATCAGGCCCTTCAGGAATACAGGAAGAGACAACAGCGGCTACTCGATCTGGAAGGAATGCTACTCGACATAAGAGAGCTGCCCGCGGTCACGACTGACGGACACAGAATAGAGCTTTCGGCAAACATAGAGATGCCGGAGGAGGTGGAGTCCGCCCTGGCAAAGGGAGCGGGAGGCGTCGGACTGTACAGAACGGAATTCTTCTACATGAAGAGTGCCAAACTCCCGGGAGAGGAAGAACAGTACGAGGCATACAAGAAAGTCGCCGAGAGATGTCATCCGTATCCCGTGATAATTCGCACGGTGGACGTCGGAGGCGACAAGTTTGCCTCCTATCTCGGAGCCGCGAAGGAGAACAATCCATTCCTTGGGTGGAGAGGGATAAGGTTCTCCCTGGAGAGACAGGAGATATTCAAGATCCAATTGAGGGCGATTTTCCGTGCGGCCGCGGCCGGCAACGTGAAACTGATGTTCCCGATGATTTCCAGCCTCGACGAACTGAGACAGGCCAACACAATCTGTGCGCAGGTTCAAGAAGATCTGAGGCAGAGAGGCGTGCCTTTCGGAGACAATTGTGAAATAGGGATCATGGCGGAAACGCCCGCATCAGTCATGATAGCTGATTCCCTGGCCGGAGAGGCCGATTTTTTCAGCATCGGTACGAACGACCTCATACAATATACGCTCGCAGTAGACAGAGGCAATGAGAAGATTGCCTATCTGTATGATCCCTTGCATCCGGCCATCCTGAAGTCCATAAAGACACTGGTGGACGCGGGACACAGGCACAACATCTGGGTCGGAGTGTGTGGTGAGATGTGCGGTGATCCTGTCGGGGCAGTGATCTTGCTGGGGCTCGGCCTGGACGAATTCAGTACAAGCCCGTACCTTCTTCCCGAAATAAAAACGATCGTGCGTTCTGTGAGCTACGCGGAGACCAAGGAGCTTGCAGACAAGGCCTTGTGTCTATCGACGGCTGCAGACGTCAGAAGCTTCGTCGAGGAAGTGATTGTAGCGAAGTTTCCTCAAATCCTGTCCCCTTGA
- a CDS encoding bifunctional phosphoglucose/phosphomannose isomerase: MILDAPIELRKMDPSGMLRLVSDMPQHIEKAMVISSSAPVGVSDSGFRHVAVAGMGGSAIAGDLVKMLMEERAGIPCVVVREYDSPLFVGQRTLLFCSSYSGNTEESLSLYEDARKRGARVICLGSGGELQRRAMVDGVPFLKMEEGLPPRAAIGYSFFMMYDVLRRMSILPEEPGEASEVVSLLRSKTQTYHEETPTSHNPAKKLAAELFNRFVVVYGSKLTSCVALRWKCQLNENSKTPAYVGSFPELDHNEIVGWRGLKTLGIPTEAIVLRDSSEHDRVGRRIDITLELMKADGVQTKEVWSEGRSLLARIFSLIYLGDFVSIYLAMLRGEDPTPVRRIDELKKRLSEETNT, encoded by the coding sequence ATGATACTTGACGCCCCGATCGAGTTGAGAAAAATGGATCCTTCCGGAATGCTGAGGCTGGTCAGCGATATGCCTCAGCACATCGAGAAGGCGATGGTCATCAGTTCCTCCGCCCCGGTGGGTGTGTCCGACTCAGGGTTCAGGCACGTGGCGGTGGCCGGCATGGGGGGCTCGGCCATTGCGGGTGACCTGGTGAAAATGCTCATGGAGGAGAGGGCCGGTATTCCGTGCGTTGTGGTGAGGGAGTATGACTCCCCTCTTTTCGTGGGGCAGCGGACGTTGCTCTTCTGTTCGAGTTACTCGGGCAACACGGAGGAGTCGCTCTCGCTGTACGAAGACGCCAGGAAGAGAGGTGCGCGCGTCATTTGTCTCGGGTCCGGCGGTGAGCTCCAGAGGCGCGCCATGGTGGACGGCGTGCCTTTCCTCAAGATGGAAGAGGGATTGCCTCCGAGAGCGGCAATCGGATACTCCTTCTTCATGATGTACGACGTGCTGCGTCGAATGTCCATTCTTCCCGAAGAGCCTGGAGAAGCGAGCGAGGTCGTCTCGCTACTCAGAAGCAAGACACAAACTTATCACGAGGAGACTCCAACCTCTCACAATCCTGCCAAGAAGCTGGCCGCGGAGCTTTTCAACAGGTTCGTGGTCGTCTACGGAAGCAAGCTCACGTCCTGCGTAGCACTAAGGTGGAAATGTCAACTGAACGAGAACAGCAAGACGCCGGCCTACGTCGGCAGCTTTCCGGAACTCGATCACAATGAGATTGTGGGTTGGCGTGGGTTGAAGACGCTCGGTATCCCCACAGAAGCGATCGTTCTGAGAGATTCCTCTGAACACGACAGGGTCGGCAGGCGAATAGACATTACACTCGAGCTGATGAAGGCCGACGGAGTACAAACGAAAGAGGTCTGGAGCGAAGGGCGAAGCCTTCTGGCGAGAATCTTTTCATTGATTTACCTCGGCGATTTCGTTAGCATCTACCTTGCCATGCTCCGTGGTGAAGATCCGACTCCGGTACGAAGAATAGACGAACTCAAGAAGAGATTGTCGGAGGAAACGAACACATGA